A single genomic interval of Camelina sativa cultivar DH55 chromosome 11, Cs, whole genome shotgun sequence harbors:
- the LOC104722244 gene encoding proline synthase co-transcribed bacterial homolog protein — translation MAAPAVEATAATALRSVILRARKAAEQVGRDPERVRVLAVSKTKPVSLIRQIYDAGHRCFGENYVQEIIDKAPQLPEDIEWHFVGHLQSNKAKTLLTGVPNLAMVHGVDGEKVANHLDRAVSNLGRHPLKVLVQVNTSGEVSKSGIEPSSVVELARHVKLHCPNLVFSGLMTIGMPDYTSTPENFRTLSNCRADVCKALGVAEDQFELSMGMSGDFEQAIEMGSTNVRVGSTIFGPREYPKKAT, via the exons ATGGCAGCTCCAGCGGTGGAGGCAACCGCCGCAACTGCTCTCCGGTCTGTCATTCTGAGGGCTCGTAAAGCGGCGGAGCAAGTAGGAAGAGATCCGGAGCGGGTTAGGGTCCTTGCGGTCTCGAAGACTAAACCGGTCTCACTTATCCGCCAAATCTACGACGCAGGCCACCGCTGCTTCGGCGAGAATTACGTCCAGGAAATCATCGATAAAGCTCCACAG CTTCCCGAAGATATAGAGTGGCACTTCGTGGGGCATTTGCAGAGCAACAAAGCCAAAACGCTATTGA CTGGAGTCCCAAACTTGGCAATGGTTCATGGTGTTGATGGCGAGAAG GTAGCAAACCATCTTGATCGAGCTGTTTCTAACCTTGGGAGACATCCACTAAAGGTTTTGGTTCAAGTGAATACAAGCGGAGAAGTGT CAAAATCTGGAATCGAACCTTCCAGTGTTGTAGAGCTAGCAAGACATGTGAAACTCCACTGTCCGAATCTTGTATTCTCCGGATTAATGACTATTGGGATGCCTGACTATACGTCTACTCCAGAGAACTTCAGG ACACTTTCAAACTGTAGAGCTGATGTGTGCAAGGCACTTGGAGTGGCTGAGGATCAATTTGAACTGTCCATGGGCATGTCGGGTGACTTCGAGCAAGCG ATTGAAATGGGAAGCACCAATGTCAGGGTTGGTTCCACAATTTTTGGACCAAGAGAGTACCCCAAAAAAGCAACTTAG
- the LOC104722245 gene encoding GDP-L-galactose phosphorylase 1-like, which produces MLKIKRVPTVVSNYQKNEAADDSVGCGRNCLGACCINGARLPLYACKNLEKSREKIVVSHEAEEPPVAFLESLVLGEWEDRFQRGLFRYDVTACETKVIPGKYGFVAQLNEGRHLKKRPTEFRVDKVLQSFDGSKFNFTKVGQEELLFQFEAGEDGQVQFFPCMPLDPENSFSVVAINVSPIEYGHVLLIPRVLDCLPQRIDHKSLLLAVHMAAEAANPYFRLGYNSLGAFATINHLHFQAYYLAMPFPLERAPTKKMVTTVSGVKISELLNYPVRSLLFEGGSSMQDLSDTVSDACVCLQNNNIPFNILIADCGRQIFVMPQCYAEKQALGEVSPEVLETQVNPAVWEISGHMVLKRKDDYEGASEENAWRLLAEASLSEERFKEVNTLIFEAIGCSDQEEDPEGTIVHQQIPNGGVFNQKSNRIHGGPITNGTASECIVLQ; this is translated from the exons ATGTTGAAAATTAAGAGAGTTCCGACCGTCGTATCGAACTACCAAAAGAATGAGGCGGCTGATGATTCCGTCGGCTGTGGACGGAATTGCCTCGGCGCATGTTGCATTAATG GTGCTAGGCTTCCTTTGTATGCTTGCAAGAATCTGGAAAAATCCAGAGAGAAGATTGTGGTTAGCCATGAAGCTGAAGAGCCTCCTGTGGCTTTTCTCGAGTCTCTTGTTCTCGGAGAG TGGGAGGATAGGTTCCAAAGAGGACTTTTCCGCTATGATGTCACTGCATGCGAAACCAAA GTTATACCTGGGAAGTATGGTTTCGTTGCTCAGCTAAACGAGGGTCGTCACCTAAAGAAGAGGCCAACCGAGTTCCGTGTGGATAAGGTTTTGCAGTCTTTTGATGGCAGCAAATTCAACTTCACTAAAGTTGGTCAAGAAGAGCTGCTCTTCCAGTTTGAAGCTGGCGAAGATGGTCAAGTCCAGTTCTTCCCCTGCATGCCTCTTGATCCTGAGAATTCTTTCAGTGTTGTTGCTATCAAT gTTAGCCCGATCGAGTATGGGCATGTGCTGCTGATTCCTCGTGTTCTTGACTGCTTGCCACAGAGGATCGATCACAAAAGCCTTTTGCTTGCAGTTCACATGGCTGCTGAGGCCGCGAATCCTTACTTCAGACTTGGTTACAACAGCCTGGGTGCTTTTGCCACTATCAACCATCTTCACTTTCAG GCATATTACCTGGCCATGCCTTTCCCACTTGAGAGAGCTCCTACCAAGAAGATGGTTACCACTGTTAGTGGTGTGAAAATCTCAGAGCTTCTGAATTACCCTGTGAGAAGTCTTCTCTTTGAAGGTGGAAGCTCTATGCAAGACCTATCTGATACTGTATCAGATGCCTGCGTTTGCctccaaaacaacaacatacCTTTCAACATCCTCATCGCTGATTGTGGAAGGCAGATCTTCGTGATGCCACAG TGTTACGCAGAGAAACAGGCTCTAGGTGAAGTAAGCCCCGAGGTATTGGAAACGCAAGTGAACCCAGCCGTGTGGGAGATAAGTGGTCACATGGTGCTGAAAAGGAAAGATGATTACGAAGGAGCTTCAGAGGAGAATGCCTGGAGGCTCCTTGCAGAAGCTTCTCTGTCAGAGGAAAGGTTTAAGGAGGTTAACACTCTCATCTTTGAAGCCATAGGTTGTAGTGACCAAGAGGAAGATCCTGAAGGAACCATAGTTCACCAGCAAATCCCTAATGGTGGTGTGTTTAACCAGAAAAGCAATCGTATCCATGGAGGTCCGATCACAAACGGGACTGCGTCTGAGTGCATTGTCCTTCAGTGA
- the LOC104727728 gene encoding mitogen-activated protein kinase kinase kinase 2 — MEMNWTRGPIIGRGSTATVSIAISNSGEIFAVKSAELSSSTFLQKEESILSTLSSPHIVKYIGSGLTRENDESVYNILMEYVSGGSLHDLIKNTGGKLPEPAIRSYTRQILNGLMYLHERGIVHCDLKSQNVLVEENGVLKIADMGCAKKVGESEFSGTPAFMAPEVARGEEQRFPADVWGLGCTVIEMMTGSSPWPELNDVVAAMYKIGFSGESPEIPVCVSEKAKDFLMNCFKKDTKQRWTVHELLKHPFLDDEESQSSECLNKKTSSPSTVLDQRFWDSCEEVSKSHLISMDHEDPFAGYTESWDSPADRIKKLAGDEFLSLPDWDREDDGGWCQVRGDEHEETEECDGDQDVICVEATSSSTEEVGDLNSNQDSLFLEYSSDDIINNFYSNVAIQGNLIAFYYFRLEDKNVPIKNVFRTTTNGNRKKPFGFQIASSFL, encoded by the coding sequence ATGGAGATGAATTGGACAAGAGGACCAATCATAGGTCGAGGCTCCACCGCCACTGTCTCTATAGCAATCTCAAACTCCGGTGAGATCTTTGCTGTCAAATCCGCAGAGTTGTCTTCCTCAACGTTCTTGCAGAAAGAGGAATCGATCTTGTCCACATTGAGCTCTCCTCACATAGTCAAGTACATAGGCTCTGGTTTGACGCGTGAGAACGATGAATCGGTTTACAATATCTTGATGGAATACGTTTCTGGCGGGAGTCTTCACGATCTAATCAAAAATACCGGCGGGAAGTTGCCGGAGCCGGCGATAAGATCATACACACGACAAATTCTCAACGGTCTGATGTATCTTCACGAGAGAGGGATTGTTCACTGCGACTTGAAGAGTCAGAACGTGCTGGTCGAGGAGAACGGCGTTTTGAAAATCGCTGATATGGGTTGTGCTAAAAAGGTTGGCGAGTCTGAGTTTTCCGGCACACCGGCGTTTATGGCGCCTGAAGTTGCTCGTGGTGAAGAACAGAGGTTTCCGGCTGATGTGTGGGGTTTGGGATGTACGGTGATCGAGATGATGACTGGATCAAGCCCATGGCCGGAGCTAAACGACGTCGTTGCTGCAATGTATAAGATTGGATTCTCTGGTGAGTCGCCGGAGATTCCCGTGTGTGTATCGGAGAAAGCTAAAGACTTTCTGATGAATTGTTTCAAGAAAGATACAAAACAGAGATGGACAGTGCACGAATTGCTTAAACATCCTTTTCTTGACGACGAAGAATCTCAATCTAGTGAGTGTCTGAATAAGAAGACTTCATCTCCGAGCACTGTGTTGGATCAACGGTTTTGGGATTCATGTGAAGAAGTCTCGAAAAGTCATTTAATTTCGATGGATCATGAAGACCCTTTTGCTGGTTACACGGAGTCATGGGATTCACCGGCTGATCGGATCAAGAAACTCGCCGGAGATGAATTTTTAAGCTTACCGGATTGGGATAGGGAAGACGACGGCGGGTGGTGTCAAGTGAGAGGGGACGAACATGAAGAAACCGAGGAATGCGACGGGGACCAGGACGTGATTTGCGTTGAAGCAACGTCGTCGTCGACTGAAGAAGTTGGGGATTTGAATTCGAATCAAGACAGCTTGTTCTTGGAATATTCCTCTGACGACATCATTAATAATTTCTACTCTAATGTTGCTATTCAAGGAAATTTAATtgcattttattattttcgtcTTGAAGATAAAAATGTACCTATAAAGAATGTGTTTCGTACTACTACTAATGGGAATAGGAAAAAAccatttggttttcaaattgcTAGCTCGTTTTTATAA
- the LOC104722247 gene encoding glucan endo-1,3-beta-glucosidase 12-like, with protein sequence MAVSFLPCFLILCLFPGISFTHAESGMIGVNYGRIANNLPSPKNVVNLLKSQGISRIKIYDTDKNVLTALANSGIKVIVALPNELLSSASSNQSFADNWIQTNVASHSPATEIEAIAVGNEVFVDPKNTTPYLVPAMKNIHTSLVKHNLDKAIKISSPVALSALANSYPPSSGSFKPELIEPVIKPMLDLLQMTSSYLMVNAYPFFAYSANADKISLDYALFQENAGNIDSGTGLKYNSLFDAQLDAVYAAMSAVGFNDVKVMVTETGWPSVGDENEIGANEPNAAAYNGGLVKRVLTGNGTPLRPREPLNVYLFALFNENQKPGPTSERNYGLFYPNEGKVYDVPFTARSTFPVNGKGDEVPVSTWCVSNGEMARDRLQAALDYACGEGGADCRPIQPGATCYHPETLEAHASYAFNSYYQKNARGVGTCYFGGAAHVVTQPPRFGKCEFPIGP encoded by the exons ATGGCCGTTTCTTTCCTACCTTGTTTTCTCATTCTTTGCCTCTTCCCAGGCATTTCCTTCACACACGctg AGTCTGGAATGATCGGAGTTAATTACGGCCGGATAGCTAACAACCTCCCGTCACCAAAGAATGTAGTGAACCTCCTGAAATCACAAGGAATCAGCCGTATCAAAATCTACGACACGGATAAGAACGTGCTAACCGCGCTTGCAAACTCCGGGATAAAAGTAATCGTCGCTCTCCCCAACGAGCTTCTCTCCTCCGCCTCATCAAACCAATCATTCGCCGACAACTGGATACAAACCAACGTAGCTTCGCACTCTCCAGCGACGGAGATCGAAGCTATCGCCGTTGGTAACGAAGTGTTCGTCGATCCCAAGAACACGACTCCGTATCTCGTCCCTGCGATGAAGAACATTCACACCTCTCTGGTGAAGCATAACCTCGACAAAGCGATCAAGATCTCTTCTCCGGTTGCTCTTAGCGCGCTGGCGAATTCGTACCCGCCATCTTCCGGTTCTTTTAAACCGGAATTAATCGAACCGGTTATCAAACCTATGCTTGATCTGTTGCAAATGACGTCTTCGTATCTCATGGTTAATGCTTACCCGTTCTTCGCTTACTCAGCGAACGCCGACAAAATCTCCTTAGACTACGCTCTGTTTCAAGAAAACGCCGGGAACATAGACTCCGGCACCGGACTGAAGTATAACAGTCTCTTCGACGCTCAACTCGACGCCGTTTACGCCGCTATGTCCGCCGTCGGATTTAACGACGTTAAGGTGATGGTGACGGAGACAGGGTGGCCTTCCGTCGGAGACGAGAACGAAATCGGTGCAAACGAACCGAACGCGGCGGCGTATAACGGCGGACTTGTGAAGAGAGTGTTAACGGGTAACGGGACGCCGTTGAGACCGAGGGAACCGCTTAACGTTTATCTATTCGCGTTGTTTAACGAGAACCAGAAACCAGGGCCAACGTCGGAGAGAAACTACGGGTTGTTCTACCCAAACGAAGGGAAGGTGTACGACGTTCCGTTCACCGCGAGGTCAACGTTTCCGGTCAACGGTAAGGGAGATGAGGTCCCGGTGTCGACGTGGTGCGTTTCGAACGGAGAGATGGCGAGGGATAGGCTACAGGCGGCTCTTGATTACGCTTGCGGAGAAGGAGGAGCTGATTGCCGTCCGATTCAGCCAGGTGCCACGTGTTATCATCCTGAGACGTTAGAAGCGCATGCTTCGTACGCTTTCAACAGTTACTATCAGAAGAACGCGCGTGGTGTTGGTACGTGCTACTTTGGTGGAGCTGCTCACGTCGTCACGCAACCTCCTC GATTTGGGAAGTGTGAGTTTCCCATCGGACCGTGA
- the LOC104722243 gene encoding stigma-specific STIG1-like protein 1: protein MALLKLLVTIAITTAITIAVITTRTTTTTNVEHTSFDVPVTLTIRPSRFLAQKEVGERNPNAADHCNKDPEICNLNGGGGSNSTVTCCNNKCIDVSNDDKNCGACKNKCKFSQTCCRGQCIYLAYDKRHCGQCNNLCALGEFCVYGLCNYA from the coding sequence ATGGCCCTCTTGAAGCTACTCGTGACCATCGCAATAACAACCGCAATCACAATCGCAGTCATCACAACCAGaaccacaaccaccaccaaCGTGGAGCACACGAGCTTCGATGTACCGGTTACGCTGACTATAAGGCCAAGTCGGTTCTTGGCTCAGAAGGAAGTAGGCGAGCGAAACCCTAACGCTGCGGACCATTGCAACAAGGACCCTGAAATATGTAATCTCAACGGAGGCGGAGGAAGCAACTCGACGGTGACATGCTGCAACAACAAGTGCATAGACGTGAGCAACGACGACAAGAACTGTGGCGCGTGTAAGAACAAATGCAAGTTCTCACAAACATGTTGTCGCGGGCAATGCATTTACTTGGCTTACGACAAACGTCATTGTGGACAGTGTAACAATCTGTGTGCGCTCGGCGAGTTCTGCGTCTATGGTCTATGTAACTACGCGTGA
- the LOC104722246 gene encoding small ubiquitin-related modifier 1-like — MSATQEEEKKPGDGGAHINLKVKGQDGNEVFFRIKRSTQLKKLMNAYCDRQSQDMNSIAFLFDGRRLRAEQTPDELDMEDGDEIDAMLHQTGGGGTGAAMAMAMAIA; from the exons ATGTCTGCAACCCAGGAGGAAGAAAAGAAGCCAGGAGACGGTGGTGCTCACATCAATCTCAAAGTCAAGGGACAG GATGGAAACGAGGTGTTCTTTAGGATCAAGAGAAGCACTCAGCTGAAGAAGCTGATGAATGCTTACTGTGACAGGCAATCCCAGGACATGAACTCCATCGCTTTCTTGTTTGATGGACGTCGTCTTCGCGCTGAGCAAACCCCTGATGAG CTTGACATGGAGGACGGTGATGAGATCGATGCGATGCTCCATCAGACCGGTGGCGGTGGTACTGGTGCTGCTATGGCTATGGCTATGGCTATAGCTTGA
- the LOC109127241 gene encoding uncharacterized protein At4g02000-like, which yields MVLGRDDPELFIPHSAYARGLARNRLSLIGKPLNLRDQPLKGVIQELPRLWGVSSRVHGRIPDDSFVQFRFQLEADLVSVLRAQLWLYNEWFVALQRWEDFPREDFLTFIDLWVQLRGIPLPYVSERTVSFIANTLGDVVELGFNEDTTYQIAFLRVKVIIIFTDRIRFFRCVRFQSGEKAMIGFEYEKLTLCSNCSRINHHTRFCPFSMASGIIQEQNFNTFLAPPVNPADEDDEHVLSESSDISSYSPISQPPRPPSPMNNEEGTVVMHPIRNLADIKESMGSNSVKVSQPKTGLK from the exons ATGGTTCTGGGTCGGGATGATCCTGAACTGTTCATACCTCATTCTGCCTATGCTCGAGGTTTGGCTAGGAACAGACTGAGCTTGATTGGGAAACCCCTGAACCTAAGAGATCAACCGCTGAAGGGTGTGATTCAGGAGTTACCACGCTTATGGGGTGTATCTTCGAGAGTTCATGGCCGTATACCGGATGACAGCTTTGTTCAGTTTCGTTTTCAACTAGAAGCAGACCTGGTGTCAGTGCTGCGAGCACAACTTTGGTTGTATAATGAATGGTTTGTGGCGTTACAGAGATGGGAAGACTTCCCCCGCGAAGATTTTCTTACTTTCATCGACCTTTGGGTTCAGTTACGTGGAATCCCTCTGCCATATGTTTCTGAAAGAACTGTAAGCTTTATAGCTAACACTCTAGGAGATGTTGTTGAACTCGGTTTCAATGAAGACACTACATATCAGATTGCCTTTCTTCGGGTTAAAGTCATAATTATCTTTACGGATAGAATCCGTTTTTTTAGATGTGTTCGTTTTCAATCTGGAGAAAAAGCCATGATTGGGTTTGAGTATGAAAAGCTCACGCTCTGCAGTAACTGCAGTCGGATAAATCATCACACTCGATTCTGTCCCTTTT CAATGGCTTCTGGTATAATACAAGAGCAAAACTTCAACACCTTTCTGGCTCCCCCGGTTAACCCGGCagacgaagatgatgaacaTGTG CTTTCTGAGAGTTCTGATATTTCATCATACTCGCCTATCTCTCAACCTCCTCGACCTCCCTCTCCTATGAACAATGAAGAAGGAACTGTTGTTATGCACCCTATACGCAACCTCGCTGATATCAAGGAGTCCATGGGATCCAATTCAGTCAAAGTTTCTCAACCCAAAACAGGTTTGAAGTAG